Proteins encoded in a region of the Microbacterium neungamense genome:
- a CDS encoding TniQ family protein → MLRALPVPVPPFPRETPDSYAIRLCRRNGLSWAELWHLVERADPRSRRVSNGIFSRVPDVLCRLGGLEPRDHPQLTVMMVVGAPQRLS, encoded by the coding sequence GTGCTCCGTGCGCTGCCGGTGCCGGTCCCTCCCTTCCCTCGCGAGACGCCGGACAGCTACGCCATCCGGCTGTGCCGTCGCAACGGGCTGTCCTGGGCAGAACTGTGGCATCTCGTCGAGCGCGCCGACCCGCGTTCCCGCAGGGTCTCGAACGGCATCTTCTCCCGAGTCCCAGACGTGCTGTGCCGCCTCGGCGGTCTCGAGCCCCGCGATCATCCGCAACTGACAGTGATGATGGTGGTGGGAGCCCCGCAGCGGTTGTCCTGA
- a CDS encoding ATP-binding protein produces MEIGSKEGWRALVDARVERPERLSLAQFSALMAEERAAYNDARIRYSQAGAFINTPQLREVKRAVHERMLINAHRTVGKLGVILSGEPGQGKTTTLMQIGKEHELRRRTTGHPAGAPGKIPVVYVAVPAQCTAKELLHEFTRFLALPSPKGATYGRLVEMVAHALRECGTELVLVDDVHHLDLRYRQNVEASDMLKQLSERCGGTFVYAGIAVEDTGLLSGSREGQIRKRFALHHAEPYRIGRKDERADWGDLLLALEDSMCLLEQPQGKILDVARELHALSGGEIGLLKDTLQLAAIRAIESETEKLDQRSLTQAAKALGAGAQLVGSR; encoded by the coding sequence ATGGAGATCGGTAGCAAGGAAGGCTGGCGCGCGCTCGTCGACGCACGGGTGGAACGTCCCGAACGCCTCTCGCTCGCGCAGTTCTCGGCCCTGATGGCCGAAGAGCGCGCGGCCTACAACGACGCGCGGATCCGGTACTCCCAGGCCGGGGCGTTCATCAACACACCGCAGCTGCGCGAGGTCAAGCGCGCCGTGCACGAGCGCATGCTCATCAACGCCCACCGCACCGTCGGCAAGCTCGGCGTGATCCTCTCGGGCGAGCCGGGTCAGGGCAAGACCACCACCCTCATGCAGATCGGCAAGGAGCACGAGCTGCGCCGCCGTACGACAGGGCACCCGGCGGGTGCGCCGGGGAAGATCCCCGTCGTCTACGTCGCCGTCCCTGCCCAGTGCACGGCCAAGGAGCTCCTGCACGAGTTCACGCGGTTCCTCGCGCTGCCGAGCCCCAAGGGTGCGACCTACGGGCGGCTGGTCGAGATGGTCGCCCACGCCCTGCGGGAGTGCGGCACGGAGCTCGTCCTCGTGGACGACGTCCACCACCTCGACCTGCGCTACCGGCAGAACGTCGAGGCATCCGACATGCTCAAGCAGCTCTCCGAGCGTTGCGGCGGCACCTTCGTCTACGCCGGGATCGCTGTCGAGGACACCGGGCTGCTCTCGGGTTCCCGAGAGGGCCAGATCCGCAAGCGCTTCGCTCTCCACCACGCCGAGCCGTACCGGATCGGCCGCAAGGACGAGCGCGCCGACTGGGGCGACCTGCTGCTCGCTCTCGAGGACTCCATGTGCCTGCTCGAGCAGCCGCAGGGCAAGATCCTCGACGTCGCGCGTGAGCTCCACGCCCTTTCCGGCGGCGAGATCGGGCTGCTCAAGGACACCCTGCAGCTGGCTGCCATCCGGGCGATCGAGTCGGAGACCGAGAAGCTCGATCAGCGATCGCTCACGCAGGCGGCAAAGGCGCTCGGTGCAGGGGCACAGCTCGTCGGGAGCAGGTGA
- a CDS encoding Mu transposase C-terminal domain-containing protein, which produces MHRRINRYGVTINHRVYDSARLAEFRRRHSPSKLQDGRWPVRVDPYNLYTVWLDLGDEYVPLAWTNRGLDAPMLGDVWRHARDAYRADDGQVRAEAAELTTTMKRFAAAGNAVVSPRQAARVKAVAADPMNPTSLLETTWPEVLPAPELPRPATTTTDNSDAGTDTGSDTGEAWPHRGGFTFVADDDTDDVDIHSEDWSVQHGDR; this is translated from the coding sequence ATGCACCGGCGCATCAACCGCTACGGCGTGACGATCAACCACCGGGTCTACGACTCCGCGCGGCTGGCCGAGTTCCGCCGTCGGCACTCGCCGTCCAAGCTTCAGGACGGCCGCTGGCCGGTGCGCGTCGACCCCTACAATCTCTACACCGTCTGGCTCGACCTCGGCGACGAGTACGTCCCGCTGGCATGGACCAACCGTGGGCTCGACGCCCCGATGCTCGGCGACGTGTGGCGTCATGCCCGCGACGCCTACCGCGCCGACGACGGGCAGGTACGTGCCGAGGCCGCCGAGCTGACGACGACGATGAAGCGCTTCGCCGCCGCCGGCAACGCTGTCGTGAGCCCTCGTCAGGCAGCGCGCGTCAAGGCCGTCGCCGCCGACCCGATGAACCCGACCAGCTTGCTCGAGACCACCTGGCCGGAGGTCCTGCCGGCACCCGAGCTGCCGCGCCCAGCGACGACGACCACGGACAACAGCGATGCCGGCACCGATACGGGCAGCGACACCGGCGAAGCATGGCCGCACCGGGGCGGTTTCACGTTCGTGGCCGACGACGACACCGACGACGTGGACATCCACAGCGAGGACTGGAGCGTGCAACATGGAGATCGGTAG